ACACTTACGTGTTATTATATTTACCATGTTAAGTCCCCCTCTGGGGGATTTAGGGGGCTGCCTTCTCAAAGTAGGTATAAGTATTTATTTATAAATAAGTTGATAAAATACTTATGTAAATTTATGAATAATCCGGGCTAAACGACATACCAGTTTTATCTTGTATTCCGGATTCTGACTCCCGGATTCTTTATTTCACGATTTTCATTGACACCGGAATGGTAAAACGTTAAAATAGAAAAGCTGTCAAGCCTAAGACTTTGTGAATTCTGTTCGATTTTTCAACCGGGTATTTCACCTGAAAACGGCGTTCCCGGGGACGCCGGGAGGAAAAGTGGATGGCAAGCTCTCTCAGTAACAACATTTTCGTACGATTTTTCAGAGAGGTCATCGGGCCAGCCGCAGTAGTAGCTGCGGGAATGATCGGCGCCGGTGCGGTCGCCACCCGTCTTCTGGCAGGAGCATGGTTTGGTACGAGCCTCCTGTGGAGCGCGCTCTATGTTATCCCCATGGTGATCTTCTGTCTTGATTCCGCGTCCCGAGTCGGCACCCTGACCGGCAGAGGAATGATGGACATGATCCGCAAGGACATCAATCCTGCGCTTGCCTGGTTCATTTTCATCCCCACATTTCTCCTGAATATCGTGGTCAACATGAGCCAGTTCTCGGTTATGATCGAGGCCACCTACGGCGTATTCGGAATGGCGCCCCCGGCGAGAAACGATATCACTACGGGAGTGATCGTTGTCGGGATCACCCTGCTTCTCCTCATCCTCGGGCTTGTGCTCTATGGCGGTTACAAACGCCTGGAAAAATCCATGACCTGGCTGCTTTTAGTAATACTCGTCTGCTTCATCATCGTGGCGTTAAAGGCGCTTCTGGATTGGCACACCTGGGTGGAGGTCGCCAAAGGCCTCGTTCCCAATATTCCCGCCAATCTGCCGATCGCCGGAACTGACCCGGTACAGTACCGGAACGGTTTCACCCAGCTTATGTCCATCGCCGGGCAAGCACTGCCTGCCTCGGTGTTCCTCGCTTACGGGTATTTCACCGCCAACGCCAATTACAAGGCGGTTGATCTCAAGGCGTCATTCAAGAAGACGGTCATCAACATGGGCATCATCTGGGGTGCTTTCTCTGTGGTAGTGGTTGTCGCCGGATACTTTGCGCTCAACCTGCAGTACCAAGGGACTGGAGCGCCCGGGGACCTCCATTTCTCCCAGATTTCGACCGTGCCGCAGGCCGGTATGGTGCTCGCTCCCGCCATGCCGGACTTCATGGGCTTCCTCGCCTACCGTATCTTCTCTCTGGGTCTTTTCGCCGCGGCGTTCACTACGCTGATCTCAGTAGCCATGATCATGGTGTACTTCACCCTCGACATCGTGGGAAGAGACTGGAAGATCACCCAGGAGAACAAGGCTTCCCGCATCACCCTTGCACTCTGGATCGCGGTGCCCGCGATTCTGGCGCCCCTGTGGAAGCTCGATGCGCTGCTCAAGGCTATCATCGCCATGGTCGGCAACCTGATCCTGTGTCCGCTCGCTGTGCTCATCATCCTGTATTTCGTGAACAACAGAAAGTATGTCGGCGATTATACCGCCAAGATGGGGAGAAACATTATCTTGGTGATCACCCTGCTCTACGCGTTTTTTATCGTGGCGTACGGGACGATACACGATTTTATACCGGCGATTCAAAAGGCTTTGGCCGGGTAACACCGGAAGCCCGCCGAAAGGCGGGCTTTATTATGTGGTTTTTGTTCCGCAGACTTCCTTTTCGATCAGACCGCATAAAATGTGGTAAATCAGTGCATGAGCTTCCTGAATGCGCGGCGTTTCTGCGGATGGTACAACAAGGGCGAGGTCGCAGCTCGATCTCATCGAGCCCCCATCGCCCCCCGTAAGGCCTATCACTTTCATGCCCTTTTTACGGGAGGCGTCGATAGCCCGGAGGATATTGGGGGAATTCCCGCTGGTTGAGATAGGTATCGTTACATCTCCCGGCCTTCCGAGAGCTTCGACCTGACGGGCGAAGACCTCTTCGAAACCGTAATCGTTAGCGATGGAAGTCATAACAGAGGTGTCGGTGGAAAGCGCCAGCGCCTGGAGCCCTCTGCGCTCAATTGCGAATCTTCCGACCAACTCTGCAGCGAAATGCTGGGCATCGGCGGCTGAACCGCCGTTCCCG
This DNA window, taken from Candidatus Latescibacter sp., encodes the following:
- a CDS encoding Nramp family divalent metal transporter; this encodes MASSLSNNIFVRFFREVIGPAAVVAAGMIGAGAVATRLLAGAWFGTSLLWSALYVIPMVIFCLDSASRVGTLTGRGMMDMIRKDINPALAWFIFIPTFLLNIVVNMSQFSVMIEATYGVFGMAPPARNDITTGVIVVGITLLLLILGLVLYGGYKRLEKSMTWLLLVILVCFIIVALKALLDWHTWVEVAKGLVPNIPANLPIAGTDPVQYRNGFTQLMSIAGQALPASVFLAYGYFTANANYKAVDLKASFKKTVINMGIIWGAFSVVVVVAGYFALNLQYQGTGAPGDLHFSQISTVPQAGMVLAPAMPDFMGFLAYRIFSLGLFAAAFTTLISVAMIMVYFTLDIVGRDWKITQENKASRITLALWIAVPAILAPLWKLDALLKAIIAMVGNLILCPLAVLIILYFVNNRKYVGDYTAKMGRNIILVITLLYAFFIVAYGTIHDFIPAIQKALAG
- the gmhA gene encoding D-sedoheptulose 7-phosphate isomerase, producing MTRSEEIIQAVSNHSIMIQTMLSDVKLVEDIERAALMIVECINRDGTVLIFGNGGSAADAQHFAAELVGRFAIERRGLQALALSTDTSVMTSIANDYGFEEVFARQVEALGRPGDVTIPISTSGNSPNILRAIDASRKKGMKVIGLTGGDGGSMRSSCDLALVVPSAETPRIQEAHALIYHILCGLIEKEVCGTKTT